A genome region from Candidatus Microthrix parvicella Bio17-1 includes the following:
- a CDS encoding sugar transferase: MRRRVGQLGLIIATALAVTGLFVFHGTAIADPSYSLSDPGRAAAAAAWSIGLLFVAYMAGLPDAVRTMRHAVGASFAAPAATVAVASLVQLAAGDALLPRFVVFASVLVMPVVNLMVTLPLVASRGRGVSTALVLASADQLADMARVTERGLPTMMRIADTLPLDPDDPTMADRLRAAVDEHEPNILVVADQLLDNHDLAHVAADLHAHGMRVRTLLSFYEDWFRLVPLSELAEVSLLFDIGEVHSPVYLRLKRLLDIASGITLGMALVVAVPFVALGNLVGNRGPLIYSQPRVGKQGELFRIHKLRTMVPRPEPKTIDHGASTTPWTTERDPRVTPFGQVLRKLHIDELPQAANILRGDLSLVGPRPEQPAYVAELSDVIPFYDYRHLVKPGLTGWAQINLGYTSDAEGAREKLQYEFYYLRNQSLPFDLRIVILTLRSLVALRKAR, from the coding sequence GTGAGACGCCGGGTTGGACAGCTGGGGCTGATCATCGCCACAGCCCTGGCGGTGACGGGGCTCTTTGTTTTTCACGGCACCGCGATCGCAGACCCGTCCTATTCCCTCAGCGACCCGGGTCGGGCGGCGGCAGCCGCCGCATGGAGCATCGGCCTGTTGTTTGTGGCCTACATGGCCGGGCTACCCGACGCCGTGCGCACCATGCGTCATGCGGTCGGCGCCTCCTTCGCCGCCCCGGCGGCGACCGTTGCGGTGGCCTCCCTGGTGCAGCTCGCCGCCGGGGATGCCCTGCTGCCAAGGTTTGTGGTGTTCGCCAGCGTGCTGGTGATGCCGGTGGTGAACCTGATGGTCACCCTGCCGCTGGTGGCCAGCCGGGGTCGAGGCGTGTCGACCGCCCTGGTGCTGGCATCGGCGGACCAACTCGCCGACATGGCCCGGGTCACCGAGCGCGGCCTGCCGACCATGATGCGAATCGCCGACACGCTGCCGTTGGACCCCGACGACCCCACCATGGCCGATCGGCTGCGCGCTGCGGTGGACGAGCACGAGCCCAACATCCTGGTCGTGGCCGACCAGCTGCTCGACAACCACGACCTTGCGCACGTGGCCGCCGACCTCCACGCACACGGCATGAGGGTCCGCACGCTCCTCAGCTTCTACGAGGACTGGTTTCGTCTCGTTCCGCTCTCGGAACTGGCGGAGGTGTCGCTGCTCTTCGACATCGGAGAGGTGCACTCCCCGGTCTACCTGCGGCTCAAGCGGTTGCTCGACATCGCCTCGGGCATCACGTTGGGTATGGCGCTGGTGGTGGCGGTTCCGTTCGTGGCCCTCGGCAACCTGGTGGGCAACCGGGGGCCGCTGATCTACTCCCAGCCCCGGGTGGGCAAGCAGGGTGAGCTCTTTCGTATCCACAAGCTGCGAACGATGGTTCCTCGCCCTGAGCCGAAAACCATCGACCATGGGGCTTCCACCACGCCGTGGACCACCGAACGCGACCCGCGGGTGACGCCGTTTGGGCAGGTCCTGCGCAAGCTGCACATCGACGAGTTGCCACAGGCCGCCAACATCCTTCGGGGTGACCTGTCGCTGGTGGGCCCGAGGCCTGAACAGCCGGCGTACGTGGCCGAGTTGAGCGACGTCATCCCGTTCTATGACTACCGCCACCTGGTGAAGCCGGGCCTCACCGGGTGGGCCCAGATCAACCTCGGATACACTTCCGATGCCGAGGGTGCCCGGGAAAAGCTGCAGTACGAGTTCTACTATCTGAGGAACCAATCGTTGCCCTTTGACCTTCGCATCGTCATCCTCACCCTGCGTAGCCTGGTGGCACTGCGCAAGGCGCGCTAG
- a CDS encoding bifunctional glycosyltransferase/class I SAM-dependent methyltransferase: MSDDLRIGILIVAYNAASTLRQVLDRIPEGFRSRVEKVYVCDDFSTDDTYLIGLGYSQSRDDLPITMVRQPRNLGYGGNQKSGYRMAIDDGMDVVVLLHGDGQYAPEKLPDMVAPFETASADAVFGSRMMTRGAALKGGMPKYKYVGNKILSRFENSMLGTNLSEFHSGYRAYSTKALASIDFESNSDDFDFDTEIIIQLVEAGLRIKEIPIPTYYGDEICRVNGMRYAADVATDVVTWRLNKMGFGQGRFADVGVEYDLKPAPDSSHGVMLRWLDSMPASKVLDLGCSGGHFAEAARAGEHRVTGVDVATAPGVEDRVDRFIQSDLDSGMDQSLLTELGEERFDVVVLGDVLEHVRQPGRLLADARGVLVPGGSMLISVPNFGHWYPRIRTAVGAFDYDMRGILDRTHVRFFTRRSFTRMLTDAKLRVVRFDQVGLPLNVLAERADGEAPTAASPGMLARAEGAMTQAWPTMFAYQFVVKVEPT, translated from the coding sequence ATGAGCGACGACCTGCGCATCGGCATCCTGATCGTCGCCTACAACGCGGCATCCACCCTTCGCCAGGTGCTCGATCGCATCCCTGAGGGGTTCAGGTCCCGCGTCGAGAAGGTGTACGTCTGTGATGATTTCAGTACCGACGACACCTATCTGATTGGGCTGGGCTACAGCCAGTCCCGCGATGACCTTCCGATCACCATGGTGCGCCAGCCCAGAAACCTGGGCTACGGCGGCAACCAAAAGTCGGGTTACCGCATGGCGATCGACGACGGCATGGACGTGGTGGTGCTGTTGCACGGCGACGGGCAGTATGCGCCTGAGAAGCTGCCGGACATGGTGGCCCCGTTTGAGACCGCGTCGGCCGACGCGGTCTTTGGCAGCCGCATGATGACCAGGGGCGCGGCGCTGAAGGGCGGCATGCCCAAGTACAAATACGTGGGCAACAAGATCCTGTCGCGGTTCGAGAACTCGATGCTTGGAACCAACCTGTCCGAGTTTCATTCGGGCTACCGCGCCTATTCCACCAAGGCGCTGGCCTCGATCGATTTCGAGTCCAACAGCGACGACTTCGACTTCGACACCGAGATCATCATCCAGTTGGTCGAGGCCGGCCTTCGCATCAAGGAAATTCCGATCCCGACCTATTACGGCGACGAGATCTGCCGGGTCAACGGCATGCGTTACGCCGCCGATGTGGCGACCGATGTGGTGACCTGGCGGTTGAACAAGATGGGCTTCGGTCAGGGTCGCTTTGCCGACGTCGGGGTGGAGTACGACCTGAAGCCGGCGCCGGACAGCAGCCACGGCGTGATGTTGCGCTGGCTCGACTCGATGCCGGCGTCCAAGGTGCTGGACCTCGGATGCTCCGGCGGGCACTTCGCCGAAGCGGCGCGGGCGGGCGAGCATCGGGTCACCGGCGTCGACGTGGCGACCGCGCCGGGTGTCGAGGATCGCGTCGATCGTTTCATCCAGTCCGACCTGGACTCCGGCATGGACCAATCGTTGCTGACCGAGTTGGGCGAAGAACGCTTCGATGTGGTCGTTCTGGGAGATGTGCTGGAGCACGTCCGTCAACCCGGCCGTCTGTTGGCCGATGCCCGTGGGGTGTTGGTGCCCGGCGGATCGATGCTGATCTCGGTGCCCAACTTCGGTCACTGGTATCCCCGCATCCGCACCGCCGTGGGGGCTTTCGACTACGACATGCGGGGCATCCTCGACCGCACCCACGTGCGATTCTTCACCAGGCGCAGCTTCACCCGCATGCTGACCGATGCCAAGCTGCGGGTGGTGCGCTTCGACCAGGTTGGCCTGCCGTTGAACGTCCTGGCCGAGCGGGCCGACGGCGAGGCGCCGACCGCTGCAAGCCCGGGCATGCTGGCCCGTGCCGAGGGCGCCATGACCCAGGCATGGCCCACCATGTTCGCCTACCAGTTCGTGGTCAAGGTGGAGCCCACCTGA
- a CDS encoding NTP transferase domain-containing protein, with protein sequence MSPRVVILAAGVGSRLGKPHPKPLTPIAGEHTIMDLQLRHLSDRFDSDLISIVVGFKKEMIMEAHPGVSYIYNDEFGDTNTSKSLQRALRLTGKDPVLWLNGDVVFDPSVLEILQPYIDRDQSFVAVNTESVSDEEVKYTLDDRGFINEISKQVVGGLGEAVGINFVGSSDKPFLAARLEDCEPQDYFERGIELSITRDRRKFRAVDISAARCMEVDFPTDLAQAETTFADLS encoded by the coding sequence GTGAGCCCTCGAGTAGTGATTCTGGCCGCCGGTGTTGGCTCCCGACTGGGCAAGCCGCATCCCAAGCCGTTGACGCCCATCGCCGGCGAGCACACGATCATGGACCTGCAGCTGAGGCACCTCAGCGATCGCTTCGACTCCGACCTCATCTCCATCGTCGTCGGGTTCAAGAAGGAAATGATCATGGAGGCACACCCGGGGGTCTCCTACATCTACAACGACGAGTTCGGTGACACGAACACGTCGAAGAGCCTGCAGCGGGCGCTGCGGCTCACCGGCAAGGACCCGGTGCTCTGGCTGAACGGCGACGTGGTGTTCGACCCGTCGGTGCTGGAGATCCTGCAGCCCTACATCGACCGGGACCAGAGCTTTGTTGCCGTCAACACCGAGTCGGTCTCCGATGAAGAGGTGAAGTACACCCTGGACGATCGGGGTTTCATCAACGAGATCTCCAAACAGGTGGTCGGTGGGCTGGGCGAGGCGGTCGGAATCAACTTCGTTGGCTCCTCCGACAAGCCGTTCCTTGCCGCCCGCCTGGAGGACTGCGAACCCCAGGACTATTTCGAGCGGGGCATCGAGCTTTCGATCACCCGTGACCGCCGCAAGTTCCGGGCCGTCGACATCTCGGCCGCGCGGTGCATGGAGGTCGACTTTCCCACCGATCTGGCCCAGGCCGAGACGACGTTCGCCGACCTGTCCTGA
- a CDS encoding UPF0182 family protein, with the protein MAVATNTERAFFVAFVENRSKVQRTALVVIAAVAATLFSLRAIAQQALNMWWFRTVSDVPIWRTSMLARIQLGALAMVVTLGVVGTSVWWAHRQGSAEPDRPKGRMLKWYEAKMGPGHRWLLVLAPVVFALWETRRVASRWQVWLLYREGRPTGAKVPYLGGDVGDYLFKLPFWNLVTTWLSWMLVGAAALSLLVYLVNRRISLRHFVSRSEQKAVAHMAVLLGLLAIVKAIDFMVVQRMSLAMSTSGSFVGAGYTELHVQLTTLNTLALIGFLVGILCLANVRWRVRRLAVIAGALWGIVAVIGLYLMPGIILRLKVNPQEAIVERPYVETNLAATRAAFSLDEIKEHSLEDAPTPPPSLQVPGSAGSAKGLPARVPLLDSDRYAPTFQVLEGRTAVRVTNVDVDRYDIDGAIRPVLLAARSSDAGGLPQGGWEQKHLVFTHGDGLAVAPADAVRPDGRPDFDVLADKLQIDHPELYFGEGVKGWYAIVGTGRAQQNGATFDADTGMEINSLWKRGALAFSQSELDPLFSDYITEDSQLLYRRDINERLHAMAPFLKWGSDPYPVVSDGRITWVIDGFTSADTYPNSQFASRLSLDDDSDLNQGRFNYTRASVKATIDAYDGSVTMYRTERQGGNDPILDAWSRVYPGAFTPIAKMPAGIRSHLRYPIDLLKVQTSLLGRYHVTDPDLFLDGSRNWIVSGDPGSNIDGTDPAPGGIRPAPQVLDTATGQGPRWMSVRPFNLGSAANANSPRAALSAYALADNDDAESLALWTVPSPDGSSAQQQLGGPSVVQAAINGDTELSQQFTLLSAGGSKVSFGPMTLVPNGDDVLYVRPVYVTATGKDATQQLVEVLAYADGLVGRGANLNEAINNLREPVSTIPVTPADRQPEAVAPG; encoded by the coding sequence ATGGCAGTCGCCACCAACACCGAACGGGCGTTCTTTGTCGCCTTCGTCGAGAATCGCTCGAAGGTCCAGCGCACCGCGCTGGTGGTCATCGCTGCGGTGGCGGCCACCCTGTTCAGCCTGCGCGCAATCGCCCAGCAGGCTCTGAACATGTGGTGGTTTCGGACGGTGAGCGATGTGCCGATCTGGCGCACCAGCATGCTGGCCCGAATTCAGCTGGGTGCCCTGGCGATGGTGGTGACCTTGGGCGTGGTGGGCACCTCGGTGTGGTGGGCACACCGTCAAGGCAGCGCAGAACCGGATCGGCCCAAAGGGCGAATGCTGAAGTGGTACGAAGCCAAGATGGGCCCCGGCCACCGCTGGCTGCTCGTGCTTGCGCCGGTGGTCTTCGCCCTGTGGGAGACCCGCAGGGTGGCCTCGAGGTGGCAGGTCTGGCTGCTGTACCGCGAGGGTCGGCCCACGGGCGCCAAGGTGCCCTACCTGGGTGGCGACGTCGGCGACTACCTGTTCAAGTTGCCGTTCTGGAATCTGGTGACCACGTGGCTGAGCTGGATGTTGGTGGGTGCGGCGGCGCTCTCGCTCCTCGTGTATCTGGTGAACCGACGGATCAGCCTGAGGCACTTCGTCAGCCGTTCCGAGCAGAAGGCCGTCGCCCACATGGCGGTGCTGCTGGGCCTGCTCGCCATCGTGAAGGCCATCGACTTCATGGTGGTACAGCGGATGTCGCTGGCGATGTCCACCAGTGGGTCCTTCGTCGGCGCCGGCTACACCGAACTGCACGTGCAGTTGACCACCCTCAACACGCTGGCGCTGATCGGGTTTCTGGTCGGCATCCTGTGTCTCGCCAACGTCCGCTGGCGGGTCAGGCGACTCGCCGTCATCGCAGGGGCCCTCTGGGGCATCGTTGCCGTGATCGGTCTGTACCTCATGCCCGGCATCATCCTGCGCCTCAAGGTGAACCCTCAGGAGGCCATCGTCGAGCGGCCCTACGTCGAGACCAACCTGGCGGCCACCCGCGCCGCGTTCTCGCTTGACGAGATCAAGGAGCACTCGCTGGAGGACGCCCCGACGCCGCCCCCGTCGCTTCAGGTGCCTGGTTCCGCCGGTTCCGCCAAGGGCCTCCCGGCCCGCGTCCCGCTGCTCGACTCTGACCGCTACGCCCCCACCTTTCAGGTGCTGGAGGGACGCACCGCGGTGAGGGTCACCAACGTCGACGTCGACCGCTACGACATCGACGGCGCCATCCGCCCGGTGCTGCTGGCCGCTCGAAGTTCCGATGCCGGAGGACTTCCACAAGGTGGCTGGGAGCAGAAGCATCTGGTGTTCACCCACGGCGACGGCCTGGCCGTGGCCCCGGCGGACGCCGTGCGGCCCGATGGACGCCCCGACTTCGATGTGCTGGCCGACAAGTTGCAGATCGACCACCCCGAGCTGTACTTCGGCGAGGGGGTGAAGGGCTGGTACGCCATCGTCGGCACCGGACGGGCCCAGCAGAACGGTGCCACGTTTGACGCCGACACCGGCATGGAGATCAACAGCCTGTGGAAACGCGGCGCACTGGCGTTCTCCCAGAGCGAGTTGGACCCGCTGTTCAGCGACTACATCACCGAGGACTCCCAGCTGTTGTATCGGCGCGACATCAACGAACGGCTGCACGCGATGGCACCGTTCTTGAAGTGGGGCTCCGACCCGTACCCGGTGGTGTCCGATGGTCGAATCACCTGGGTGATCGACGGCTTCACCTCCGCCGACACCTACCCCAACTCCCAGTTCGCCAGCCGGCTGAGCCTGGACGACGACTCCGATCTCAACCAGGGTCGGTTCAACTACACCCGTGCCTCGGTCAAGGCCACCATCGACGCCTACGACGGTTCGGTCACGATGTACCGAACCGAGCGTCAAGGCGGGAACGACCCGATCCTCGACGCCTGGAGCCGGGTGTACCCGGGGGCGTTCACGCCGATCGCCAAGATGCCGGCGGGTATCCGCTCGCACCTTCGCTACCCGATCGACCTGCTCAAGGTACAGACCAGCCTGCTCGGTCGATATCACGTGACCGACCCGGATCTGTTCCTCGACGGCAGTCGCAACTGGATTGTGTCGGGCGACCCGGGCAGCAACATCGACGGCACCGATCCGGCACCCGGCGGAATCCGACCGGCCCCCCAGGTGCTGGACACCGCCACCGGCCAGGGTCCGCGCTGGATGTCGGTCCGACCCTTCAACCTGGGTTCGGCGGCCAACGCCAACTCGCCCCGCGCCGCGTTGTCCGCCTATGCGCTTGCCGACAACGACGACGCCGAATCGCTGGCCCTGTGGACCGTTCCCAGCCCCGATGGATCCTCTGCACAGCAGCAGTTGGGCGGTCCCTCGGTGGTGCAGGCCGCGATCAACGGCGACACCGAGTTGAGCCAGCAGTTCACGCTGCTGTCCGCCGGTGGATCAAAGGTGAGCTTCGGCCCCATGACGCTGGTGCCCAACGGCGACGACGTGCTGTATGTGCGTCCCGTGTATGTGACCGCGACCGGTAAGGACGCCACCCAGCAACTGGTGGAGGTGCTGGCCTACGCCGACGGCCTCGTCGGCCGCGGCGCCAACCTGAACGAGGCCATCAACAATCTTCGGGAGCCGGTGAGCACGATACCGGTGACGCCGGCCGACAGGCAGCCGGAGGCGGTCGCCCCCGGCTGA
- a CDS encoding ABC transporter ATP-binding protein, whose product MTTDPQAERPKTPAEHGPMVLLINEVDIDYEVWEDRRRGLRERFTGMQGAGRTVIHAVKGASFAVYEGESVAIMGSNGSGKSTILAAIAGLLPVTGGEIYASYEPRLMGVGAALLPKVSGMRNIRIGCLALGMSVEQIDERLDSIIEFADIGEAINRPLRSYSSGMKARLLFAIATSIRPKILMIDEALSVGDKEFRAKSEGRIQDMLNHAGTLLMVSHNMNELKRLCTRGIWLEEGVILADGPLDEVIATYTEGT is encoded by the coding sequence GTGACCACCGATCCTCAGGCCGAACGGCCAAAGACCCCAGCCGAGCACGGCCCCATGGTGTTGCTCATCAACGAGGTCGACATCGACTACGAGGTGTGGGAGGACCGTCGCCGGGGCCTCCGAGAGCGCTTCACCGGCATGCAGGGCGCCGGACGAACGGTGATCCATGCGGTGAAGGGCGCCAGCTTCGCCGTCTATGAGGGCGAGTCGGTGGCCATCATGGGGTCGAACGGCTCGGGCAAGAGCACCATCCTCGCGGCGATCGCCGGCCTTCTGCCGGTGACCGGCGGAGAGATCTACGCCTCCTACGAGCCCCGCCTGATGGGCGTTGGCGCAGCGTTGTTGCCCAAGGTCTCAGGCATGCGCAACATCCGCATCGGTTGTCTGGCATTGGGCATGTCCGTCGAACAGATCGACGAGCGCCTCGACTCGATCATCGAGTTCGCAGACATCGGCGAGGCGATCAACCGGCCGTTGCGCTCGTACTCATCGGGCATGAAGGCACGGTTGCTCTTCGCCATCGCCACCTCGATTCGACCCAAGATCCTCATGATCGATGAAGCTCTTTCAGTCGGCGACAAGGAGTTTCGTGCCAAGTCCGAAGGACGAATTCAGGACATGCTGAACCACGCAGGCACCCTGCTGATGGTCAGCCACAACATGAACGAACTCAAACGCCTTTGTACACGCGGCATCTGGCTGGAAGAGGGCGTCATCCTGGCCGATGGTCCACTGGACGAGGTCATCGCCACCTACACGGAAGGCACGTAA
- a CDS encoding ABC transporter ATP-binding protein: protein MGLFDSVPGPAEATGDSSIHLHHVSKEFRLRTEAASSLKERITARKKAKQEDFQALTDVTFTVPAGSMYALVGHNGSGKSTLLRCIAGIYRPTSGTIDVSGRVSALLELGSGFHPDLTGRENVYLNAAILGLTRAEVDERMGAIIEFADIGEFIDAPVRVYSSGMYVRLGFAVAVNIDPEVLLIDEVIAVGDEAFQRKCFDFLYELRKGGATVVVVTHSLSVVETMCDGAVWLSGGKVQEVGDSSAVVASYLDRVNRAEDSRSAGDGSTGVAHGGSGELEVIRMELLNGDGEKASSLICGEPGTLRFSYRSNASVEAPVVGFSVHHESGTHVADTSTWLEDRRLGTVSADGYLEWHTDRMPLAPGTYELSVAVRDEHNQHFYDRVDKGFRLVVRQGSRPVGAGLIDLEGAWGEAIADGSRR, encoded by the coding sequence ATGGGCCTCTTTGACTCCGTCCCTGGACCCGCCGAGGCAACCGGCGACTCGTCCATCCACCTCCATCACGTCAGCAAGGAGTTCCGCCTGCGCACCGAGGCGGCCAGCTCGCTCAAGGAGCGCATCACGGCCCGCAAGAAGGCCAAGCAGGAGGACTTTCAAGCACTGACCGACGTGACCTTCACCGTGCCCGCCGGGTCGATGTACGCCCTCGTCGGGCACAACGGGTCGGGCAAGTCCACGCTGTTGCGTTGCATCGCCGGCATCTATCGGCCGACGTCGGGCACGATCGACGTGTCCGGCCGCGTGTCCGCCCTGTTGGAGCTGGGGTCCGGCTTCCATCCGGACCTCACCGGGCGCGAGAACGTGTACCTCAATGCCGCCATCCTGGGCCTGACCCGGGCCGAGGTCGACGAACGCATGGGCGCCATCATCGAGTTCGCCGACATCGGCGAGTTCATCGATGCTCCGGTGCGGGTGTACAGCTCGGGCATGTATGTGCGCCTCGGGTTCGCCGTGGCCGTCAACATCGACCCCGAGGTGCTGCTGATCGATGAGGTGATCGCCGTCGGCGACGAGGCCTTCCAGCGTAAGTGCTTCGACTTTCTCTACGAGCTGCGCAAGGGCGGCGCCACCGTGGTGGTCGTGACCCACAGCCTGTCTGTGGTGGAGACCATGTGTGATGGGGCCGTATGGCTGAGCGGTGGCAAGGTGCAGGAGGTGGGCGACTCGTCAGCGGTGGTCGCCTCGTACCTGGACCGTGTCAACCGGGCCGAAGACTCCCGCTCGGCCGGAGACGGCAGCACCGGTGTGGCACACGGCGGCTCGGGCGAGCTGGAGGTGATCCGCATGGAGCTGTTGAACGGCGACGGCGAGAAGGCCAGCTCGCTCATCTGCGGCGAGCCCGGCACGCTGCGGTTCAGCTATCGCTCCAACGCCTCGGTCGAGGCGCCCGTCGTTGGGTTTTCGGTCCACCACGAGTCGGGCACCCACGTGGCCGATACGTCCACCTGGTTGGAGGACCGCCGTCTGGGCACCGTGAGCGCCGACGGTTACCTCGAGTGGCACACCGACAGGATGCCGCTGGCGCCCGGCACCTACGAGCTGAGCGTCGCGGTGCGCGACGAGCACAACCAGCACTTCTACGATCGGGTTGACAAGGGGTTTCGTCTGGTCGTTCGCCAAGGCTCACGGCCCGTGGGCGCCGGCCTGATCGACCTGGAGGGTGCCTGGGGCGAGGCCATCGCCGACGGCAGTCGCCGGTGA
- a CDS encoding glycosyltransferase family 2 protein, which produces MGPTIDWVVLTTGDRDDDLVAALNSLATHLQPGERVHLVLNGAGLTPPGPSRLEHAVADALHVIHAGENLGIPGGRNVGAAASEADVVAFLDDDAVVRSDDMGRQLRDRFAADARLGGVSFRIVDPNSGATAQRHVPRPGGAGLEREGEVTSFLGGASALSGPMFRSVGGYCAEFFYAHEESDLAWRAVGSGWRFTYAPSLVVTHPMLPTTRHRGAIERSMRNRVWLVRRNLPLSVAMLHLMVWTAIGVARSRSVGGLVSIAGGLRAGWSEAPHSPHPPSCAQRWRTVWRLTRAGRPPIL; this is translated from the coding sequence ATGGGGCCCACCATCGACTGGGTGGTCTTGACCACCGGTGACCGCGACGACGATCTGGTTGCCGCCCTGAACTCACTTGCCACCCATCTGCAGCCCGGAGAGCGCGTCCACCTGGTGCTCAACGGTGCCGGGCTGACACCCCCGGGTCCCTCGCGCCTGGAGCATGCGGTGGCCGATGCGCTGCACGTGATCCATGCCGGGGAGAACCTGGGCATCCCCGGCGGGCGCAACGTGGGCGCGGCGGCGAGCGAGGCCGACGTGGTGGCCTTTCTCGATGATGACGCCGTGGTCCGCAGCGACGACATGGGCCGACAACTTCGGGATCGTTTCGCTGCGGACGCCAGGCTGGGCGGGGTGTCGTTTCGCATTGTTGACCCAAACTCCGGCGCGACGGCGCAGCGCCACGTGCCGCGTCCCGGCGGCGCAGGGCTGGAGCGCGAGGGTGAGGTCACGTCGTTCTTGGGCGGTGCATCAGCGCTGTCCGGCCCCATGTTCCGCTCGGTGGGCGGGTACTGCGCCGAGTTCTTCTATGCCCACGAGGAAAGCGACCTGGCATGGCGGGCCGTCGGCTCCGGCTGGCGCTTCACCTACGCGCCGTCATTGGTGGTGACCCACCCGATGTTGCCCACCACCCGCCATCGCGGCGCGATCGAACGGTCGATGCGCAACCGGGTTTGGCTCGTCCGTCGCAACCTGCCGCTGAGCGTGGCGATGCTCCACCTGATGGTGTGGACGGCCATCGGCGTCGCGAGATCCCGGTCGGTGGGGGGCCTCGTATCGATTGCCGGCGGCCTGCGCGCCGGCTGGTCCGAGGCCCCGCATTCGCCTCACCCTCCGAGTTGCGCCCAACGGTGGCGAACCGTCTGGCGGCTGACCCGAGCCGGCCGGCCCCCAATTTTGTAG
- a CDS encoding ABC transporter permease, with product MPPDVTPPLRPVAAQEPLFTYLRQMWQRRDFATALPMEEVRARHQDTLLGNLWHITNPLLTVLVYYVIFGVILSGSRGVDHYLLWLTIGVFAYNLTSKTVLSGAGAITSNEGLIRAVKFPRALLPVSVTFSHIITFWFELGMLAGLAIVMGLYPNPRWLAIPFFLAIQTGFNLGFAMIVARLNDGFRDVAQIVPFLFRLGVYASGVMFPLDKIADRVQGPLLLLVELNPFASYLNLYRWSFLGLPLSVKQFGVAVGWSVLALVWGFRFFRRAELRYGRG from the coding sequence ATGCCCCCCGACGTCACCCCCCCACTTCGCCCCGTCGCCGCCCAAGAACCGCTGTTCACGTACCTGCGGCAGATGTGGCAACGCCGAGATTTCGCCACGGCGCTGCCGATGGAGGAGGTGCGGGCACGGCATCAGGACACCCTGCTGGGCAACCTGTGGCACATCACCAACCCGCTGCTCACGGTGTTGGTGTACTACGTGATCTTTGGCGTCATCCTCAGCGGTTCTCGGGGCGTCGATCACTACCTCCTGTGGCTGACCATCGGGGTGTTCGCCTACAACCTCACCTCGAAGACCGTCCTCTCGGGCGCCGGTGCGATCACCTCGAACGAGGGTCTGATTCGGGCGGTCAAGTTTCCCAGAGCATTGCTGCCGGTCTCGGTGACCTTCAGCCACATCATCACGTTCTGGTTCGAGCTCGGCATGCTTGCGGGACTGGCCATCGTGATGGGCCTCTACCCCAACCCACGGTGGCTGGCCATCCCGTTCTTCCTGGCGATTCAGACGGGTTTCAACCTGGGCTTCGCCATGATCGTGGCCCGACTGAACGACGGTTTCCGTGACGTGGCCCAGATCGTGCCGTTTCTTTTTCGCCTCGGGGTCTACGCGTCCGGCGTCATGTTTCCTCTCGACAAGATCGCGGATCGCGTCCAGGGACCCCTCCTCCTGCTGGTGGAACTCAACCCGTTTGCCAGTTACCTGAACCTGTACCGATGGTCGTTCCTCGGCCTCCCCCTCTCCGTCAAGCAGTTCGGCGTGGCCGTCGGCTGGTCAGTACTGGCCCTCGTCTGGGGATTCCGGTTCTTTCGGCGTGCCGAGCTGCGATATGGGCGGGGGTAA
- a CDS encoding ABC transporter permease encodes MTSPAVIISHRELISNLTQRDLKGRYKRSALGWAWSLLNPAMSLAIYSLVFGVFFKVQAPIGANGELQNFAMYLFCGLVVWNGFSAALDGPLGAFSDAGKLLTKVYFPPELPALASVAGVAFQSAIELGILVALMVLFGNATWTMLLAPIVVLITLGFGLGMGMAASVWNTRFRDVGYLITLVLQLMFYATPIVYRIDSIDANIGPFTAQQLLKLNPVTQYVGQLRSLVYLGQLPSATSLLYGLAWAVASMVFGWWYFSRTAPHVIEEL; translated from the coding sequence ATGACCAGCCCTGCTGTGATCATCAGCCACCGAGAGCTGATCAGCAACCTCACCCAACGCGACCTGAAGGGTCGCTACAAGCGCAGCGCGTTGGGCTGGGCCTGGTCGTTGCTGAACCCTGCCATGTCGCTGGCGATCTACAGCCTGGTGTTCGGGGTCTTCTTCAAGGTGCAGGCGCCGATCGGCGCCAACGGTGAGCTTCAAAACTTCGCCATGTACCTGTTCTGCGGTCTGGTGGTGTGGAACGGATTCTCCGCTGCGCTGGACGGTCCGCTGGGTGCCTTCTCCGACGCCGGCAAGCTGCTGACCAAGGTGTACTTCCCGCCCGAGCTTCCCGCGTTGGCATCGGTGGCGGGGGTGGCGTTTCAGTCCGCCATCGAGCTGGGCATCCTGGTGGCCCTCATGGTGCTCTTCGGTAACGCCACGTGGACGATGCTGCTGGCGCCGATCGTGGTCCTCATCACGCTGGGCTTCGGCCTGGGAATGGGCATGGCGGCCAGCGTCTGGAACACCCGGTTTCGGGACGTCGGGTACCTGATCACGCTGGTGCTGCAGCTGATGTTCTATGCCACCCCGATCGTGTACCGGATCGATTCGATCGACGCGAACATCGGGCCCTTCACCGCCCAACAGCTGCTGAAACTCAACCCGGTGACGCAGTACGTCGGGCAGCTGCGTTCGCTGGTGTACCTGGGGCAGTTGCCGAGCGCAACCAGCCTGCTCTACGGCCTGGCCTGGGCGGTTGCGTCGATGGTGTTCGGCTGGTGGTACTTCTCCCGAACCGCACCCCACGTGATCGAGGAGCTGTGA